The Haloplanus sp. GDY1 genomic sequence CCGTCGACGCCCGCGAGGCGGGCGCGACGATCCACACGGGCGCGCCGGTCGAGTCGATCAGCGTCGACGACGGTCGGGTCCGGAGCGTCGAGGTGGGCGGTGACCTCGACGCGACGGTCGAGGCGGCGGCCGTCGTGAACGCGACCGGCCCGTGGGCCGAGCGGTGTGCCCGCCTCGCGGGCGTCTCGGTCCCCATGCGCCCGACGCGGGGGGTCATGGTCGCCGTCGAGAACCCCGGCGTCGACGCCGTGTTGAACCGGTGTCGGCCGCCGGCCGACGGCGACATCGTGGTCCCCCGCCCCGACGAGGTGGTACTCGGCACCACGAGCGTCGCTGTCGACGACCCCGACGACTTCGAGCGGTCGGCCGCGGAGGTCGAGCGCACGGTGTCGGAGTGTGCGGCCATGTGCCCCGCCGTGGCCGACGCGCCGACCGTCCGGACGTACTGGGGCGTCCGGCCGCTGTACGCCCCGGACGACCCCGACGACGCCCGCGCCATCTCCCGCGGGTTCGCCCTGCTGGATCACGCCGCCGACGGCGCCGAGGGGCTCTATACGGTCGTCGGGGGCAAACTCACCACCTACCGTCGGATGGCCGAGGCGACGGCCGACCGGGTGTGTGACCGCCTCGGCGTCTCGGCCACCTGTCGCACCGCGGACCGGCCGCTCCCCGGACACGACGACCCCGACCGCCTCGACGACCTCGTCGGCGAATTCGGCGTCGACGCGCCGGCCGACGGCGTGGGCGAGGGGACGCCCCGCTGACCGCGAGCGGCCGCCGCCCTCACCAGTGGACCACGTACGTACAGCGGTCCGCACCCTCCCGACGACAGCGCTCCCCCCGTTCCTCGACGAACACGAACGACTCGACGGGGGAGTACTGCCTCGCGACGGCCCGGATCAGCCCGCGGTCGAACGGGCACGGATACGGATTCCGGCACTCGACCCGGCCGCGCCCGTCCGCGACCTTCTCGAACCGGTAGTGACCGATCTCGCCGCCGCGGTGGTTGCGGTGGTAGGCGTCGTCGATGGAGCGCAGGCCCTCGGCGACGCCCGAGACGCCGCTCGGCCACCTCGCGACCGCCGGGATCTGCTCGCCCAGCCGATCCAGCAGGTGTGGCTCCAGTTCCTCGGCGATCGTCGCCAGCACGTCGAGTTCGGCCCCCTGTGGATACCAGTCGTCGGGATTGGGATCGTCGATGCCCTTCTCGGACAGCGCCGCCCGCACCCGGGTTCGGTACTCCTCGCGGAACCGCGAGAGCCCCGATTCGATGGCGATGATGACTCTCCCGCGGGCCTCGACCCCCTCCTCGAACGGTTCGTACTGAGCCATGGGCGTGTCGGCTCTCCCGTCCACGTATTCCCTACCTGTCAATAAACGTTCGTGCCGCTCGCTCAGGCCGACCGATCGCGGTCCCGTCGAACCGTCTCGCCCGGCGTCGTCCGCGCGCCGGTGCCGAGGACGACCCCCGCGTTCAGCGCCGTCTCGATCCCCGTCTTGGCGTCGTCGCCGCAGACGACGCCGAACTTCCGCCGGCCCGTCGAGGTGGGGTCGCCCTTCACGCGGACGACCACCGGCTGGTCGTCGTGACGCAGGTTCGCGACGGTCGTTCCGGCGCCGAAGTTCACGTCCCGCCCCAGGACGCTGTCGCCGACGTACGAGAGGTGCCCGACCGTCGCGCCCGCCATCAGCACGCTGTTTTTCACCTCGACGCCGTGGCCCACCGTCGCCCCCTCGCCGACGAGCGTCGCGCCGCGGACGTAGGCGTTCGGGCCGACGGACGCGCCGGCGCGGACGAGCGCCGGCCCCTCGATCACCACCCCCGCGTCGACGGACGCCCCGTCCTCGACGACGACTGGGCCCCGGAGGTCGGCGTCCGGGTGGACCTCCCCCTCGATCCGGCGATCCAACTCGCCCAGCTTCCACTCGTTGGCCGCCAGGAGTTCCCACGGCCGCCCCACGTCGAGCCAGCGCTCGACGGTCACCGCTCGCATCTCGACGGCGCCGCAGGCCCTGGTCAGCACGTCCGTGAGTTCCAACTCGCCGCGGTCGCTCTCGCCCACGTCCAGCCAGTCCCGCGCCGCCGCCGGGAAGACGTACGCGCCGGCGTTGACGAGGTCCGAGGCGGGGTCGTCGGGCTTCTCGACGACGCCGCGGACGCGGCCGTCCCCGTCGGTCTCCAGCACGCCGTAGTTGCTCGGATCGTCGACCCGTGCGGCGCCGACCCCGGGGCCGGCGTCGTAGAGCCGCGAGAGCGACGCGCGGTCGTAGAGCACGTCGCCGTTCAGGACGGCGAAGGGGGCGTCGTCGAGGCGGTCGCGGGCCGCCCGGACCGCGTCGGCCGTGCCGCGCTGGCGCTCCTGCGTGACGAACTCGACGGTCGTGCGGTCGCCGAGGGCGTCACGGACGGCGTCGGCGCCGTAGCCGACGACGACGACGACCCGAGCGGCGCCCGCCGCCTCGGCCGCGTCGACGACGTGTTCGACGAGCGTGCGGTCGGCGACCGGAACGGTCGGTTTCGGCCGACGGTCGGTGAGCGGGCGCAGCCGCGTCCCCTCGCCGGCCGCGAGGACGACTGTCTGCATAGCGGTGAGAGGGCGAGCGCCGACAAAGGGGTTTCTCTACTCCACGGTGACGCTCTTGGCCAGGTGTCGGGGCTTGTCGATGGAGCGATCCAGCCTCGCCGCCCGGTGGTAGGCGACGAGCTGGAGCTGGACGTTCGCCAGCAGGGGTGCCAGCCGCGGGTCGGTCTCGGGGATTTCGAGGACGTGATCCGCGTAGCGACCGGCCTCGGCGGCGCCGTCGGTGACGACGACCACCGGCGCGTCCCGCGCCTCGACTTCCTTCACGTTGCCGATGGTCTTGCGCGCCGCCTCGCCGTCGCCCGTGACGACGGCGAAGACGGGCGTCTCGCCGGTGACCAGCGCCAGCGGCCCGTGTTTCAGCTCGCCGGCCGCGAACCCCTCCGCGTGTTCGTAGGTGATCTCCTTGAACTTGAGCGCGCCCTCCAGCGCGACGGGGTAGCCGAGTCCGCGACCCAGGAAGAAGAAGGCCTCACTGTCGGCGAACGCCTCGACGACGGAAGCGGCCCCGCTCTCGTCGAGGACCGCCTGGACGTCGTCCGGAACGCGCCGGAGCGCGTCCACGAGGTCGCGCTGTCGGTCGCCGCCGGCGAGGCGCGCGGCGAGCAGGTTCAGGCCGACG encodes the following:
- a CDS encoding FAD-dependent oxidoreductase yields the protein MRTTVLVIGGGATGVGVARDLALRGVDVTLVERGPLAAGTTGRSHGVLHSGARYAEADPDDAAACLAENRILREVAPACVRETGGYFLQLDGDDPDYFERKRRACADLGMGATVLDGDELRDRVPAASPAVSRALAVPDAVISPARLVVANAVDAREAGATIHTGAPVESISVDDGRVRSVEVGGDLDATVEAAAVVNATGPWAERCARLAGVSVPMRPTRGVMVAVENPGVDAVLNRCRPPADGDIVVPRPDEVVLGTTSVAVDDPDDFERSAAEVERTVSECAAMCPAVADAPTVRTYWGVRPLYAPDDPDDARAISRGFALLDHAADGAEGLYTVVGGKLTTYRRMAEATADRVCDRLGVSATCRTADRPLPGHDDPDRLDDLVGEFGVDAPADGVGEGTPR
- the glmU gene encoding bifunctional sugar-1-phosphate nucleotidylyltransferase/acetyltransferase, whose translation is MQTVVLAAGEGTRLRPLTDRRPKPTVPVADRTLVEHVVDAAEAAGAARVVVVVGYGADAVRDALGDRTTVEFVTQERQRGTADAVRAARDRLDDAPFAVLNGDVLYDRASLSRLYDAGPGVGAARVDDPSNYGVLETDGDGRVRGVVEKPDDPASDLVNAGAYVFPAAARDWLDVGESDRGELELTDVLTRACGAVEMRAVTVERWLDVGRPWELLAANEWKLGELDRRIEGEVHPDADLRGPVVVEDGASVDAGVVIEGPALVRAGASVGPNAYVRGATLVGEGATVGHGVEVKNSVLMAGATVGHLSYVGDSVLGRDVNFGAGTTVANLRHDDQPVVVRVKGDPTSTGRRKFGVVCGDDAKTGIETALNAGVVLGTGARTTPGETVRRDRDRSA